The Anabas testudineus chromosome 14, fAnaTes1.2, whole genome shotgun sequence genome includes a region encoding these proteins:
- the LOC113170517 gene encoding LIM/homeobox protein Lhx1-like, with protein sequence MLHCANCEKPIVDRFLLKVLDRPWHIKCVQCCECKCTLTEKCFSREGRLYCKNDFFRRFGTKCGGCAQGILPSDLVRRAKSKVFHLNCFTCVMCNKQLSTGEELYILDEFKFVCKEDYQNNNGKDTILLSVTTCSDPSLSPDSQDPQDDGKDSETGHLSDKDACSNENDEQSAVGKRRGPRTTIKAKQLETLKAAFAATPKPTRHIREQLSRETGLNMRVIQVWFQNRRSKERRMKQLSALSARRHMFYRSPRRMRALGERMEAGELGHFSYYGDYPSEYYNSGGNYEYFQGPPPSQAQTPADLGFVPSSVPAGTPLGVIDHHHPGHHCPGEVQCFSDTVSHHPVDSPSPEHSISSEMCGPSTPFTTVSLSDNGYTNQLSQPSSEMSEGTVW encoded by the exons ATGCTTCACTGTGCCAATTGCGAGAAGCCTATTGTCGATAGGTTCTTGCTGAAAGTTTTGGACAGACCGTGGCACATCAAATGTGTCCAGTGCTGCGAGTGTAAATGCACTTTGACAGAGAAGTGCTTTTCACGAGAGGGGAGGCTGTATTGTAAGAATGACTTCTTTAG GAGGTTTGGGACCAAGTGTGGCGGCTGCGCCCAGGGGATTTTACCCAGTGATCTTGTCCGCAGAGCCAAGAGCAAAGTGTTTCACCTGAACTGTTTCACCTGTGTGATGTGCAACAAGCAGCTGTCCACGGGAGAGGAGCTGTACATCCTGGACGAGTTCAAGTTCGTCTGCAAAGAGGACTATCAAAACAACAACGGGAAGGACACCATCCTGCTTTCAG TCACGACATGCAGCGACCCAAGTTTGTCTCCGGACTCCCAGGACCCACAGGACGACGGGAAGGACTCGGAAACGGGACATTTATCCGACAAGGACGCCTGCAGCAACGAGAACGACGAGCAGAGCGCCGTCGGGAAGCGGCGCGGGCCTCGGACCACCATAAAAGCCAAACAGCTGGAGACTCTGAAAGCGGCTTTTGCGGCCACACCGAAACCCACCAGGCACATCAGGGAGCAGCTGTCACGGGAGACCGGCCTCAACATGCGAGTCATCCAG GTTTGGTTCCAAAACCGGAGGTCTAAAGAGAGGCGCATGAAGCAGCTGAGCGCGCTGAGCGCACGGAGACACATGTTTTACCGCAGCCCGAGGAGGATGAGAGCGCTGGGAGAGAGGATGGAAGCAGGAGAGCTCGGACACTTCTCTTATTATGGAG ATTATCCGAGTGAATACTATAACTCAGGAGGGAATTATGAATACTTCCAAGGCCCACCACCATCCCAGGCTCAGACTCCAGCAGACTTGGGCTTTGTGCCCTCCTCTGTCCCCGCTGGCACCCCATTAGGAGTCATAGACCACCACCATCCAGGCCACCACTGTCCCGGAGAggtgcagtgtttttctgacACAGTGTCTCACCATCCCGTGGACTCACCCAGTCCAGAGCACAGCATCTCCAGTGAGATGTGCGGCCCCAGCACACCTTTCACCACTGTGTCTCTCAGTGACAACGGATACACCAACCAGCTATCACAGCCCTCTTCAGAAATGAGTGAAGGCACTGTGTGGTAA